The Vicinamibacteria bacterium DNA segment CGATTCCTCTTCCCGCGACCTTGGCCATCATGCTGGGACAGAGAATCGGGGAGCACGGCTCCGGAGCCAGCGCCCAGCTCTACAGCCCTTACCCGTTCCCCTGGCGCGCCGATTCCTCCGGTCTTCGAGACGATTTCGCGAAGAACGCCTGGAGCACGTTGAACCGCGAGACAAAGAAGCCCTTTTTCGCCTTCGAAGAGAGACAAGGACGCCCTTACTTGCGTTATGCCACCGCCGATCTCATGCGCTCGGCTTGTGTCGACTGCCACAACACGCACCCCGACACGCCCAAATCTGACTGGAAGGCCGGGGACACTCGCGGCGTTCTCGAGATCCGGCACCCCCTCACGAATATCGTGGCCTTGGCACGTGAAGGCATGCGGGGCACGGTCGCGCTCATGAGCCTTCTCTCGCTTCTTTCCGTCGGGGGTATCGGATTGGTGTTCGGGAGCCTTCGCAGAAAAAACCTGGAGCTCGAAGAAGCGAACCGATCGCTGCGGCGTGAAGTCGGAGAGCGAGAACGTGCCGAGCAGGCGCTCCGGGAGCTCACCGAGAGCCTCGAGGAGCGCGTGGCCGAGCGAACCGAAGCCCTCACCCGGGAAGTCGCCGAGCGCAGGCGCACCCAGCAGGCGCTCGTCCGGGCCAAGGAGGAGGCCGACGCTGCTACCCGGGCGAAGTCGGAGTTTCTCGCGAACATGAGTCACGAGATCCGAACCCCGATGAACGCGATCATCGGCATGACCGAGCTCACGCTCGAAACCAAGCTGTCCGACGAGCAGAGGGAGTACACCGAGACGGTCAAGATGGCTGCCGACTCGCTTCTGGCACTCGTGAACGATATCCTCGATTTCTCCAAAATCGAGGCCGCCAAGATCGAGCTCGACCGGATCGATTTCAGCCTTCGGGATTGTGTCGGCCGCGCCCTTCGCACCGTGGCCCTCTCGGCGCACGAGAAGGGGCTCGAGCTCACGTCGGAGATTCCATCATCGGTTCCCGATGGCTTCATCGGCGATCCGCAACGACTCGGCCAGGTCCTCGTGAATCTCGCCGGCAACGGTGTCAAGTTCACCGAAGCCGGCGAGGTATCGGTGAAGGTTCTTCTGGAGACCGCGGACGAGGAGAACGCCCTGCTCCATTTCACCGTGCGAGACACGGGAATCGGCATCCCCGAAGACAAGCGGCAATCGGTCTTCGATAGCTTCACTCAAGCGGATGCCTCCACCACGCGCAAGTACGGCGGCACCGGTCTCGGCCTCACCGTATCGGCGATGCTGGTGAAACTGATGGGCGGACGCGTCTGGGTGGAGAGCGAAGTAGGACGGGGAACTGCGTTTCACTTCACCGCGCGTTTCGGCCTCGCAGAGGCTCCGGCCGCGAAGCCCAGTCCTCTCGAGCTCGAGAGGGTCCGCGACCTTCGCACTCTGGTCGTGGACGACAATTCGACGAACCGCCGCATCTTGACCGAGATGTTGACGGGTTGGGGGATGAGCCCGGTATCGGTAGGGAGCGGAGCTCAGGCCCTGTTGCGGCTCGAGGAAGCGAAGCGCGCGGGGCAACCGTTCGCACTGGTTCTCACCGACGGCCACATGCCCGAGATGGACGGATTCGAGCTCGCCAGACGCATCCAGGCCCAGCCCGGTCTCGTTCGGGGCACGGTAATGATGCTGACTTCCGGAGGTCGGCCAGGGGATTTCGAGCGCTGTCGGGAGCTCGGCGTTTCCGCCTGTCTGACGAAGCCCATCACCCGCTCGGGGCTCTGGAACGCGGTCGCCGAAGCGGTAACGAGTCCAGTGGTCCATCTAGCAGAGACCCCTGCCGCGCGCCGAGACGAGTCGGCGACGGCCTCGTCGATGAAACTGCTGCTGGTGGAGGACAACGCCGTCAATCGAAAGCTCGCCGTGCGGTTGATCGAGAAACATCTCGGCGAGGTGGTCGTCGCAACCACGGGCGGCGAGGCGCTCCGAATACTCGCGGAGAGGGGACCCTTCGACGTCGTCCTCATGGACGTCCAGATGCCCGATATGGACGGGCTCGAGGCAACCAGACTCCTCCGGCGCAGAGAGGAGTCGACAGGCGTGCATACGCCCGTCATCGGTGTCACCGCTCACGCGACGCCCGCCGATCGGGCGTCCTGTCTCGAGGCGGGGATGGATGCTTACGTGGCGAAGCCCTACCGGCTCGAGACGCTTCTCGCCGCCATTCAGCAAGCCGGCACGGTTCGTACGGGTCAATTCGAAGAGGTCGAAGCGCTGGCTCGGACGGGAGAAGACGCCGAGCTCCTCCGGGATCTCATCCGGATCTTTCTCGCCGATTATCCTCAGCACGTGAGAAAGCTTCGTGCCGCAATCGAGCTCGGCGACGCCGAGCTCGTCCTGGTCGAAGCCAACTCGCTCCGGAGCTCGATGGTCAACTTCGTGGCCCGTCGTCCCGATGACGCCCTCGAACGCCTGGAGCGCATGGGTAGGGAGCAGGATCTTGCGCTCGCACGGGATGCCCTTTCGGCGCTCGAGACCGAGCTCGAGAAGCTGTCGCGTGAGCTGAACGCTTGGATTTCACGGCAGAATCCGAAGAGCTATTGAAGCGGTTCTGGTCGAGGGGTGAACGCCCGTAGCATCGAAGTTCTTCCTTTACGCCGTCCCCGGGCTTGGCTAGTCTTGCTCGTGCTCCGCGAAGTGCATCACGCGTTTCGAAGTCTTCTGCGACGGCCCGGGTACTCGATTCTCGTCATCGTCACGCTCGCCCTCGGAATCGGGGCTACGTCTACCATTTTCAGCGTCGTCCATGGAGTGCTTCTGAGGCCTCTTCCCTTCTTCGCCGCGGATCGGCTCTTGATGCTCTGGCAGAGAGCGCCGGGCGTCGGTGTGGCCGAGGACTGGTTCTCGCCCACTCAGTACTTCGACATCCGCGAGCGGGTTCGAAGCTTCGAGCAGACGGCGCTCGTCCACGGGTCGAACGTGACGCTGAGCGGCGATTCGGCCGAACCAGAGCGGGTCGGCGCTCTGGAGGTGTCGTCCTCGTTTTTCGATCTCTTCGGCATCGAGCCCCTGCTCGGCCGGGCTCTATCGTACGAGGACGACTTGCCCGGTGCCGCGAGAAAAGTCCTTCTCACTCGAAGGCTCTATGAGCGCCGCTTCGGGGCCGATCCCATCGTCGTCGGGCGCACCATCCGCGTCGACGGGGAGCGGCTCGAGGTCGTCGGCGTTCTCCCGCCGCTTCCGCTAGACGCCGACGTCCTCCCGACTCTCGCCACCGTGCCCGTCTTCGATCTCGTGCTGTCTCTTCCCGTCGAGGATCCGGGACGAACCACCCACGGCTCGGAGAACTACAACGTTGTCGCCAGAAGGGCGGCTACGGCGAGCCTCGGCGAAGTGGAGGCGGAGCTCCTGAACGTTGCCTCGGACTTCGTGAAGGACCCGGAGAGCCTGGGCTCGGGGCTCACTCCCGGGACCGAGTACCGAATCGGCGCCGTTCCTCTGCTCGACCAGGTGGTGGGTCCGGTCCGCTCCCCTCTCTACTTGCTTCTGGCCGCGACCGCCGTTCTGTTACTCATCGCATGCGCGAACGTTGCGAACCTGGTGCTCACCAGGGCGGCGTCAGGCCATCGCGAGCTCGCTCTTCGAACCGCCATCGGAGCATCGCGGCTCCAGATCCTCCTGGAGTCTCTCCTTCCGAGCGTCGTTCTCGGACTTTCGGCCGGGCTCGCCGGGCTCGGCATCGCGTTCGCGTCGGTGCGGGCTCTTCGCGCGGCAGCTCCTCCGGACCTTCCACGCCTCGCCGAGATCGAGGTCGACCTCGGAGTCGCGGCCTTCACCGCCGCGGTGTCTGTCGGAGCGAGCCTCCTCTTCGGACTCGGTCCCGCGCTCCGTATCTCGCGAGTCGCCCCGGCGGACGCGCTTCGGGAGGGTGCCGCGGCGGTTCGGGCTCGATCACTCTTTCGCTCCGGCTCCCGCTACCTGGTCATCGCCCAGGTCGCCCTCTCGCTCGTGCTGGCGATGGGAGCGGGGCTTCTCCTCCGCACGCTCCGGGTGCTGCAGTCGGTCGACCCCGGATTTAGCGCCGAGGGCGCGCTCACCTTCCGGGTTTCCCTCGCGGGCGACCGCTATCAGGAACGAGGAGCGAGAGACCGATTCTTCGAGCTGGTATTCGATCGTCTCCGCGGGACCGCCCCCGGTAACGCAGCTGGCGGAATCTCGATGCTTCCCCTGACCCGCGGGTTCGCCTGGACCGACTTCACCGTCCAGGAC contains these protein-coding regions:
- a CDS encoding response regulator — translated: MHDEKALPGGPATGRFVGQLWRSALGALFAHTVVALAVVLALGLGSILFYVSRFQSRMIETMALENAAIYTQALAEFRTLYTSEVVERVRPLGVAITHDYATKEGAIPLPATLAIMLGQRIGEHGSGASAQLYSPYPFPWRADSSGLRDDFAKNAWSTLNRETKKPFFAFEERQGRPYLRYATADLMRSACVDCHNTHPDTPKSDWKAGDTRGVLEIRHPLTNIVALAREGMRGTVALMSLLSLLSVGGIGLVFGSLRRKNLELEEANRSLRREVGERERAEQALRELTESLEERVAERTEALTREVAERRRTQQALVRAKEEADAATRAKSEFLANMSHEIRTPMNAIIGMTELTLETKLSDEQREYTETVKMAADSLLALVNDILDFSKIEAAKIELDRIDFSLRDCVGRALRTVALSAHEKGLELTSEIPSSVPDGFIGDPQRLGQVLVNLAGNGVKFTEAGEVSVKVLLETADEENALLHFTVRDTGIGIPEDKRQSVFDSFTQADASTTRKYGGTGLGLTVSAMLVKLMGGRVWVESEVGRGTAFHFTARFGLAEAPAAKPSPLELERVRDLRTLVVDDNSTNRRILTEMLTGWGMSPVSVGSGAQALLRLEEAKRAGQPFALVLTDGHMPEMDGFELARRIQAQPGLVRGTVMMLTSGGRPGDFERCRELGVSACLTKPITRSGLWNAVAEAVTSPVVHLAETPAARRDESATASSMKLLLVEDNAVNRKLAVRLIEKHLGEVVVATTGGEALRILAERGPFDVVLMDVQMPDMDGLEATRLLRRREESTGVHTPVIGVTAHATPADRASCLEAGMDAYVAKPYRLETLLAAIQQAGTVRTGQFEEVEALARTGEDAELLRDLIRIFLADYPQHVRKLRAAIELGDAELVLVEANSLRSSMVNFVARRPDDALERLERMGREQDLALARDALSALETELEKLSRELNAWISRQNPKSY
- a CDS encoding ABC transporter permease, which gives rise to MLREVHHAFRSLLRRPGYSILVIVTLALGIGATSTIFSVVHGVLLRPLPFFAADRLLMLWQRAPGVGVAEDWFSPTQYFDIRERVRSFEQTALVHGSNVTLSGDSAEPERVGALEVSSSFFDLFGIEPLLGRALSYEDDLPGAARKVLLTRRLYERRFGADPIVVGRTIRVDGERLEVVGVLPPLPLDADVLPTLATVPVFDLVLSLPVEDPGRTTHGSENYNVVARRAATASLGEVEAELLNVASDFVKDPESLGSGLTPGTEYRIGAVPLLDQVVGPVRSPLYLLLAATAVLLLIACANVANLVLTRAASGHRELALRTAIGASRLQILLESLLPSVVLGLSAGLAGLGIAFASVRALRAAAPPDLPRLAEIEVDLGVAAFTAAVSVGASLLFGLGPALRISRVAPADALREGAAAVRARSLFRSGSRYLVIAQVALSLVLAMGAGLLLRTLRVLQSVDPGFSAEGALTFRVSLAGDRYQERGARDRFFELVFDRLRGTAPGNAAGGISMLPLTRGFAWTDFTVQDQSLSPDRDRVVADVHVVTPGYFEAMGIPVLAGRSFEYDDDNEPPIALVNRALAERFWQLEDAVGKWVSRRPEDRVTIVGVVEDVKHYGLGTEPRMTVFFPYEAYASRTLFGVVRSSKSEQEVTSRVTEAVRALDPEVPVYDIRPMTDRVGASLTRQRVLMSLLLLLSAVALILATIGLYGVLSYTVATQTRELGIRKAIGASQIELYWVVGRGAGRVLALGTILGLTASLVAGRFIEALLFGVRAHDPVSLLAASLGLLAVGIVATLVPAQRAAAVEPIQALKEN